The region GCAGATTTCTTTCGTTGAATCTTTTGtttggttattatttttattttaactaacTGACTATTGTATTTTACATTGTTGTTTGAGTCTTTGAGATGGTGTTTAATATATTGGGGTTAGGGTTTAcagttctattttatttttcaaaaattacttttCAGATTCAAAGGTCAAATTCACTGTATTTGCAGCTGTTGTTTGCTtgaaattttcatattaattaatatatatttagtttataatataatttaaatagatatttgctaattgatataatataatttatattttgtgatttaatAACTTTATCTTTTGTCTTTGTTAGCTTTTCTATAACTGTATGTATTTaaaattgctttttttttttttttttataatgttgcAGATTTTCCATAATTATAGTTTGATGTTTGAGATGGTGTATAATGCATTGGTGTTAAggttttacaattttattttatttttcaaaaattacttttctgattcaaagttcaaactcacTGTATTTGCAGCTGTTgtattttacaatattttagatgttttattattatatacattatCTGATTgtctttttcatattaaatatatgtctttatttttttcttaatttagtgCCTTGCTTTGGTCAGACAAGCGCTTTTTTGGCACCTAGCGCCTTAGGTGATAGAATGTGGTGCCATTCACATCTAAGTACCCTGTACTCAAGCTTGTATCTCTGCTGCAATGTAAACTGATGCAAAGCActgtaattttcttttgatgTCCCCTTGTTTCTTCCTTTTTGATAGCTGTAATGGACATAATCTTGCAGATTTGAGGGAGGTAAGTTTTGAGAGGAGTTGTCGGAAGTTGGTTGGAGCCATCACACAGTGGTAACCCTTAGCGCCTGGCCGACCCTTCTGGCGACTTATCTCCACCGACAGGCTTGCCTGTGACATGTGGCCCTCTGGTGGTCATTCCTCCTCCAATCTAACTTTTTAGTCTGGTCTACTATGGATCCAAGATTGTTCGCTCACTTGGCTGCTTTGATGCTTTCTGTTGCTGAAATAGCTATAGGTGTTGTGCGGAGGAGTTGCTGCTGCCTACTTGTGCTTTCTGTTGtcattgttatatatattatattgtttatttgttttctttgttgaaaCATTGTTTGTTTGTTATATAATACTAAATGTATTGCAGAACTTATATTACTTAAGCTTGATTGTTTGTATTTGAGGGTATTTtagatgttttattattatatgcattatcTGATTGtgtttttcacattaaatatattttttattaattttctttcaagtTTAGTGCCTCACTTTGCTTAGGTGAGTGCTTTTTTTGGAGCCTAGTGCCTTAAGGGTGCCTTTGACCCTTGGCTACCTTGGCTGCAATGGCACCTTGTTAACATGTTATACGGTCAATTTGAGATACTTTGGTGGTTTTGTATTGTCAAATGGCACACAACGCGGACAACCATacaagttcttttttttttttcctgttggCTATGTATAAATAGGTAATTTGTGAATCAAACCATGTGACAAACTGTGGCCTGTAACTGTTGGAATTTCCGAGGGACATGATTTTTATGATAAAGTTTCAAGCTGCATGTCTTTctggttattattatttgaatttttcttctgTGAAGGGGCAATTGGGCCCCTTTGCTGGTATCACTGGTTCCTTTGTGCGTACTGGTCATCCTTCATTCCTTGTGCATGGACTAGTTCAGGGTAGGGTTCAATTCTTGTGCATGGACTAGTTCAGGGTAGGGTTCAATTGTGATTCCAAGTTCACCATGCACACTGGATGGGAAAAACAGCATGTTTGCtaatatttattctattttaggAATGGGTCCCTGCTTTCAGACTAGCCAGGCCTGACAAACTAGGAATGAGAAGACAAAGCCGCCCAACAATTAGACCTGCTCTTCATCATAATCGGATTGACCATGAGTTTGAGGTTGGATTTCCAGTGGATGCATGGTGGAGTGATGGCTGGTGGGAAGGGGTTGTAACTGGAACTGGCAGCAATGATGATGAAAGTTTGCAAGTTTACATTCCCAGTAAGCTATTttgaaagttgaaaattttgacatttttattttcttcactgTAATTCTCACTCTTTTTTGTCCCCGTCCGTTTTCTAATATAGTGTTGTTTTCTGTGATGTCAGGTGAGAACTTACATCTGAATATGAACAAAGAGAACCTAAGAGTTTCAAGAGATTGGACAGGAGATCAGTGGGTTGATATCAAGCCAAATCCCGATATTCATTCAGCTTTGTCTTCGGTTATCGGCCCTGTTACTAAGCTTCCTGCATCCTCATTCACCATGACGCATCCCCCATCTCATGATTGTCCTATTTCAAGTCATGAAATTCCCCCCTCCACTAAGCTTGGCCTAGATGATTCGACACCTTCTAACGAACTTCCCTGTGATGCGCACCTGGAAAGGATACCGGTAGAAGGCCGAGACGATGACAGTAATCCTGCAAGTGGCGGCGCTGCAAAGGCGAACTCAGAGCACCCTGTGGAAATGTGTGGTGGTGGAGGGGGTGAAAGTTGGCGTAAGCTAGAGGAGTTTGAAACAGCTGACAGGAAATCTGAAACAGAGTTGTTGGAAGCTGTTGCATAATGTCTGACAGAAATTCAGTCCCACGAAACACGAGATTGCAGCGGGCAGTGATGTGACTGATTATGTAAATAAAGAAAGATGCTAGGACTTGACTTTGCACGTTTAGGTGTACAGCAGTGAGGCTAGAATTTTTTAGATGAGTTCTGTGTTTGACTGATTGTTTTAGAAATAGGTGATTCAGATGACCCTTCCTTCCAGTTAGAGACTATATCTCATCTCTAATGGCTcggatcttcttcttcttcacttcttaTACTCTTCTGTAACTTTCTAGCTATCAAATTCTTGCACTCTCCTATATTCCTATCAATTGTCTTCTCTTTTTGCTCTTATTCTGGCTGTTTCGCACTTCACACAATGAAGCCTCTGCAAGCATGTTTTTCTGGGATTATGCCATTGGACTCAGTTGCATCTGCTAATCATTGAACAGGCCAATTTTTACCTGATCTGTGCTTTTTCCgtcattttaacaataatatgTTGCGATTTACTTTtggcattttgagtttttatgattatatattttctttttctttttttctttctaccgATCCTTTCTATTAGATCAAGAGTCCCTAATGAGTCCTTAAAATACTTGGTCTTCTGGTCCGTTTTCATTTTTCATCGttcaaatttaatatcaaaGATAACTCGGTTGATCACCCAGGTCAGACGGATGGGattttaagggaaaaaaaatagaaacaaactACGGGAACTTTAATCCCCAAAATGAACACTAAGATATCTATAAAACAATGGCCCATTCACAAGAATTCTTTAAGTGTGACTTACCCTTGTAATAACCATATAAACAGTCGGTGAGCCACCATTGTCTGTGCCATCCACTTCCACTTAAAAAGGGAACAAATGCTCATAAAAAGGAGAAACAGAGCTCATCTCTAACCTACTTAAATCTACCTGTCTAATGTTCGggaaattaacatatatatacgtgcgTGCGCATATATATGTTCCAAAACTAGTGCTATAGTTTGAGCCATTGCTGCCCCCCAATGAAGTTCCAATCCAGAAAAGGCCTTACATCTTCAAAACTGAAGGACTTGGCCCATGCCACCCTCTTCCTCCCCCTGGCTCCTCTGCCTCTGCTCTGGTACTCCCCAAACACCGCAGTCCTGTGTATTCAACAATGGccatcttttctcattttcattcacTTAGAATTCTTCTTTTTAAGTTGGTTTATCAGGAGCAAGATTCATACCTCTGTCTGGGCGGTTGGTCCCAGTCGCTCCAGCCCCCTGGAATGATGATATCATCTATGTCACAGAACGAATAGATCACCCGCGAGTACTCCCCCCAGGCTCGTCCCAGGAAGAGGCTGCCGGTTCCATTGATCGCACAGTTGACAAAGGAGTAGCCGGTATCTTCCTCCTCTGAGTCCCTATGGTGAGCTGCAATAGCCCCAAATGTCTGGGCTATGGAGTGAAGAGCACAATTCTGCATGCAACTTCAGGTTAGGCACTGGGACCGAACCACGTTTAAGTTCAGGGTGTGATGTGCGCAATTGGAACAATCCTAACAATTATGAAGAAACTTGGAGAGTTTAATGAGGGTGAAGGGTACCTGGTAGAGTGATCTAGCGCTTCCAAATATGAAATCAATGGAACCTTGAATGAAACATTCGTAGAAATAGTGGGATCCTTGATCATCCAGCAGAGTGTCCTGTGTCCCCAGAATCCTCACTCTGTACAGCAAGGCTTTATCGCCGGAGAGCCTCAGCGCCACCGCCTGCATGCCGTAGCCACCTGGCACTGCAACAATTGAGTTCTGCAAAGCAAAAAACATGAATATGTGATGTTCATAATGTTTTCTAGTTGGgggtaatttttcagaaaaccGTGGAAAATAGCTTCCTAAGTCGGAAAACACGTGGTGGTTGCATGTACCTCAAAAGTGAGTCCAGAAGCACAAAAGTAATCAGACTCAACGGCTACAGAAGCTGAATTGTAGGTTCCAAGTTCACCTCCATCTTGAGCCTTATCAGAGGCTTTGTTGTTCCAAGTAATAACGGTTTCAGAACTTCTGTTCTCGTCTCCGATGAATGAGATGTAGGGCTTGGCGCTTGGAACGAAAACCTTTTCTCTGCATCATGAACAACAAACTAAAACACAGCCGGGTGGAACAATAACGTGAAGGGGTAATAATGTTGATGAAATAACAAACAGTCCATTGTTTTCATTCATTATGTCTTTGAAACAATTGAAAACGAGTTTCGAAAACTTGGACGAAAATTTTCCTGGAAAATAATGCTTAAAAGTGGTCCTAACGAAACCAGAAACGGGTTTCAGAATCACAAGTAAAGCAGTAGTTAAGCTCAGAAAAGAGCAGAAAGCACGCCCACAATAGAAACAAACAATATtcatgcagagagagagagagagagagagagagggggggggggggggggggggggggacccaCTACGCATATGGCCATAACTAACAATACCCACGTTGCAGTTTATTGTTTCAGTAACCACCATCGAATTCAGAATCGAACTGGCTGCAAACTAATCCTTCAGTCGGAGAAGAAAGCACACAAAGCGTACTCGCATTCATCCATGATCATAATAATCCAtccattatacatatatacgtacatatatatatatatataagttacaGACCTGTAGATTCCAGGAAGAATGAAAATCTTCACTCTCTCAGAATTATGGAGAGGAACCATATCAACCGCTCCCTGCACTGTAACCGAATCTCCCTTCCCGCTCTGATCAACCACAATCACTCTACTCCGATTTCCTCCCCAATCTCTCACCTCTAACTCTCCCCTCTCAACATCCACCTTCAAGTCATCCCAACTTATAAAACCCTCTCCACAGCCGGCTCGAAAGCTtccaaaaagaaatatgagaaaaacCCAGAAAACGAGAGCCGTCGAACCGcccttcatctctctctctccagctTCAAGAAACCTGAAAAATCACAAAGAATAAGATAGCAACGCTAATGGTGGTGGGAAAGGGGTGAAGTTCATAAATGCAGGAGCGTATAGTTGTAATTAGAGTGGGAGTTTGATTTCTAACAATGGCGGTTCGAAGAGGAGGAGTTggattaaataattcaataggCGATGGGATTGCTGGGAGGGAGATTAAAGCTGGTTTGTTGAGAAGTGGTTATGGGAGCCCAAGAAGTTCATTCATGGCTTAATTACATATATACGTAacgcccctctctctctctctctctctctctctctctgcgtgCTTCTTTAAGCTAAGCATCGAGCCTCTGCGCTGATCATTAATAAAAAGCCGTAGTAGCAGTGTGAGTCATGAGACCTATCCCAATGAGATTAGGAGatgaatttatttcattaatgattattctttcttctacttcttcttattattattattatgattacaacttagtttaattattacagcatttatatatatatatatataacaggtACGGAGGCGAGATCCATTCCTCGGGTGGGTTTGAATGGCCTTTTAGGACTAAGTTATAAGGTATAATAGTACCTCTCTTATCATagagaaattctatttacaGTCAAGTTTTTACTATTcacaatcataaataaaaaaattataattattcttaacaacaaCTTTTATTATTTCTCGCCGTCATTTATATTCCAAAATTACTTTCACAGTCATATATCTCATATCTCACGCACAACCACAATCCACATATTGCCTTCTCTATTCGCTATCGCCTTCTGTGCTCTGTAATCTGCTATTTGTTTGTCGCCGGAATTATCTCATCTTATCGAAATTTTCAAGTAATGGATttagattttcaattttacaaTAGGTTTAAATTTGGAGATTTCAACAAGACAGTTGGAAAATTCATGTTTCTCGAACtttatatctttaatttttttatattttattttttatacaaatatttaacaaacctaatttttaattaaatagtgttgATTAACAagtttttttatacttaatttttttatctaagtattacacttgaattatttaattttttaaacaaacaaatacatatttttttatacttaatttaatttatataagtaTGGATTTAGGTTCAGAAATCCGTAGTTCCCCGAACTCATGGGTTCGGGaacacatattttattttttttatattttatataattatttggaaaacctattttttaattaaatagtgattattaacatatttttttatacttaattttttatctaagtattagacttaaataatttaattttcaaaaaaataaaaatatattttttcataaattttatttaatatacgaGAAATTGAtagtgatgattttttttatattttatgttttaaattttttatactaatGATTTtagatctttattttttttatttttttatttttttatttaattatttataaattaaaataaaaaatatttataaacttgGTGGGGAAATAAATTTCCTAGAACCCTAGAATTCGAGAAACCCCAGCTTCCTCTAATCCTGGATTCAAGGCAACTGGGCTTTCCCGAATTCTAGGGTTCGGAGGAAAGACTTTTCCtaatagaattttttgaaatttatatctttaatttttttatattttattttttatataaatattttacaaactcaatttttaattaaatagtgttgattaacatgtttttttatacttaatttttttttatctaagtattacacttgtaatttaattttttaaacaaacaaatacatattttttatacttaatttaatttatctaaGTATGAATTTCCCGAACCGAAAATCCATAGTTCCCCGAACTCATGGGTTTGGGGaacacatattttatttttttatattttatattttatgtaattatttggcaaacctattttttaattaaatagtgatgATTAACATATTtgtttatacttaatttttttatttaggtattggatttgaataatttaatttttttaaaaaataaatgcatatatttttataaattttatttaatatacgaGAAATTGATagtgatgatttttttattttttatattttaatttttttatactgatgattttacattttaaatttttttatattttattttttatctaattatttacaaattaaaataaaaaatatttgtaaacttGACAGGGAACATGGATTTCCTCAAATCCTAGGGTTCaagaaaatccatatttttCGTTTCCCAAACTCTAGGGTTCAAGGAAGTTGGGCTTCCCCGAATCCTAAGAttcgaaaaatatgaatttttgaaatttctcgATTATTATTATAACACTCAAAATTCGTTTACTTATTTGTCCGTTCAATAATTTGTGGTGTTTTTTTGAGTAGTTATCTTTCTCGTCAAATTCTGCCTACATCGTCATCAACATTTGACTGTAGTAATCTATGACTAACTTCAATCGactaagagaaaataattgagtaatgctGGACCTGAAACAATAGGAATAAGTGATCTATCTGATATAGTGAGGAGAAAATAGCTTTGCAGTGGTgagcataaaataataagaaataaattatagagTTTAGTCGGTGAGAAAAAAGTATGATGGTAGATGATTGCGTAATGTGAGTAGTTGAGCattgaataaaatgaagggtaaaattaaatttttattcaaggctattttaggtatattaaaaagTGGTTGCGAAGAACAAAAAGCATGGCTACGAAtagaatctctatttttttcctcatCGGCCAAActctataatttatttcttattattttatgctcGCCATTTGCAAAGCTATTTTCTCCATATCAGAGAGGTCACTCATTCCTATTGTTTCAAGTCCAGCATTACTCAGTTATTTTCTCTTAATCGGTCGGAGTTAGTCATAGATTACTATAGTCAAATGTTGACGACGATGTAGGTAGAGTTTGATGAGAAAGATAACTACTCAAAAAAACACCACAAATTATTGGACGGACAAGTAAGTAAACGAATTTTGAGTGTTATAATAATAATCGAGAAACTTCAGAAATCCATATGTTCCAAATCTTAGGATTCGGGGAAGCCCAACTTCCTCGAACCTTGAGGTTCGGGAAACATGGATTTCCTCGAATCCTAGGATTCGAAAAATATGGATTTCCCCAAACCCTAGGATTCGGGAAAATCCATGTTCTCCGCCaagtttacaaatattttttattttaatttataaataattagataaaaaaaattaaagatgtaaaattatcaatataaaaaaatcatcactATCAATTTCtcgtatattaaataaaatgtataaaaaaatatgcatttattttaaaaaaaattaaattattcaaatccaatacttagataaaaaaattaagtataaacaAATATGTTAATcatcactatttaattaaaaaataggtttgccaaataattacataaaatataaaatataaaataataaaatatgtgttCCCCGAGTTCGGGGACTATGGATTTCTTGAACCCACAGGTTTGGGAAATTCATACttagataaattaaattaagttaagtATAAAAACACATGTTAATtaacactatttaattaaaaattgagtttgtcaaatatttatataaaatataaaaaaattaaagatataaatttcaaaaaattctattaGGGAAAGTCTTTCCCCCGAACCCTAAGATTCGGGGAAGCCCAGCTTCCTTGAATCCTGGAGTTAGGGAAACAGCATATTTCTCGAATTCCAAAATTTAGGAAAGTTGTGGTTTCCCGAATTCTAGGGTTCTAGAAAATTCATTTTCCCACCaagtttacaaatattttttattttaatttataaataattgaataaaaaaaaaagtaaagatatAAAATCAtcagtataaaaaaaattaaaataaaaaaaataaaaaaaatcatcactaTTAATTTCtcgtatattaaataaaatttatgaaaaatatatatttatttttttaaattaaattatttaagtctaatacttagagaaaaaaaaaatgaagtataaAAACATATGTTAATaatcactatttaattaaaaaaataggtttgccaaataattacataaaatataaaatataaaaaaaataaaatatgtgttCCCCGAATTCATGAGTTTGGGGAATTACGGATTTTCCGAAATCCAtacttatataaattaaattaagtataaaaaaaatatgtatttgtttgtttaaaaaattaaattattcaagtgcaatacttagataaaaaaaattaagtataaaaaaactTGTTAATCAAcactttttaattaaaaattaggtttgttaaatatttgtatagaaaataaaatataaaaaaattaaagatataagTTTCGAGAAACATGAATTTTTCAACTGTCGTATTGAAATTTCCAAACTTAAACCCGTTGCAAAATTGAAAATCCAAATTCATTATTTGAAAATTCCCATAAGACGAGATAACTCCGATGACAAACAAAGAGCATGTTACAGAGCACAAAAGGCGACAGCGAATAAAGAAGGCAATCTATGGGTTGTGACTGTGCACAAGGTATGAGATATGTGAGTGggagtaattttgaaatataatataaatggtTGCGAGAAGTAATAAAAGTGGTTGCTAagagtaattataatttttttttatttatgactgCGAATAGTAAAAACTTGgttgcaaataaaatttcccAAAAAAGTATGATGGTAGATGATTGCGTAATGTGGGTAGTTGAGGattgaataaaatgaagggtaaaattaaattttaattcaagactattttaggtatattaaaaagTGATTGCGAATAGAATTTTTCCATTATCTTATCTAACTAAATTGACGTAAATCACCAtctgtttaattttgaaaaacaaaataccttCACTAAggagaacatatatatatatactatatagtaTTGTAGTATTAGAGCATTCAAATTAACCTTTATTAGAATCCATAATAAAATCATACTTCATACCATATTTAAACCTCCTGTAGCTGTAGCTGTAgctagaatatatatataaataatttttcataaatttattttgaaaataaatatttatttttaaaattttcataaataatttattctgaaaataaataatttctcaaaattctccTAGCAATTTTCACTAATTATTCCATCAATTTCTTAGCatgaaattaatcaaatagtgTTAATTTACGTATGAAATTAACTCAAAGGAGCTTATGATTATGAAATTGATCAAATCACACAagtttattatttatgaaaagtgACATTTTAGCCATTCATTTCAtatctaattttgaaaatatgaacgataaatagttttaaaatacAGAATCCAAAAATCTACAAGTTCTTAACCAGTAATAGAATTTCAGTAGAACATAAAAATAGTAGGATTGTGTTGGGGATTGAATGAATAGGATTTGATTACATGTTACGCAATGGAACTGGAAGTGTAATTGTACTTCTATTACTTTAAAACCAAATAACAAAAGACCACCACAAGCCCATCTGAAGTAGCTCCTGACTTCCCCATTTCAGAAGAGAAAAAGTGGGAATCAGAAGCGAACTCCAAGTCATTTTTTGCTGACAAAAATCCATTTTCTGTTGAATTGATTTGATGATCCCATTTCTatccaacacacacacacacacacaaataatgATATTAATACTACTCCTTGAGcagaagaagaaacaagaatttaTGATATTTAGTCCAGCAATAGAGTCTCAGTAAGTAACTACAAGAAGTTTGAGCCATCCGAGACCAAACAAAGACCAGACCACGCAACCCGCAAGAACTTTTCAAGTAAACCAAATCCAAATTGAACAATTTTCACTACCAAAATTGTGCAATCCTAGCTGGCATGCTCGGATATTAATTAAGACTGAAAATCAAATCACATGCCTAAATCCTTCAATTCCACAACTGAAGAAGAGTTGTAAGGTATAATTAAGGGGGCCTCAAAGAAATTGCTAATAAGCCTCCTGCTTCTGCTTCTTTGCTTCACCTTTCATCTTAGCTTCCCTGCGCTCCCTTTTCAATCCTTTTGCTCTGTTAGGTAGAGCCTGCTCCCCAACCTAAAAACAACTAGATTTGTTACACAGACCAAAGAAACAGCAAGCAATACCCACACCATGAGACTCACACAGCAAcattaagattttttatttatttttgagggGTTGGGTTGGGGGCAAGAGAGAGATGCACGAGACCAAGTACCAAGGGATGCGCTTGCACCGAACAAAGCTaatacatatgaaaaaaataacaaaacaaaaaggacAATTGACAAAAGTCCAGCTCCCACTACGTGCATGCCTTTTTGTTTCTACCAGTCACATTTACCcgtaaaataaatagatactcCACCAGTTGCTGATTGAACCATATAAATTATGAATCCCAATTTCTCACCTGTTGGTCTGGCATATAGATCTTCCCAATCTTTCCTTGAATTGCATCACCGCTGACATTTTTCTCCTgaaataacaaacaaaaatcacccGTGAACACTTTTCaccatgtgtgtgtgtgtgtgtgagagagagagagagagagagagaagggggcggGGGATGGGGGAGATTGtcaaccttcttcttcttggctaaCTGGGAAGCTGTCTTCATAGCTTCTTTTCTTAGGCTTTCATCAGGAAGATGGTGCCTCCGAACTATCAAATCCATGGAAGGGCCAACTTCAACAAGCTCCACCCTTGGGACTATGGTCCCTGATTTTTTAAGTCGTAGTGCACAATGTGTAAAGAACACCCTATTTGACGACAAGACTGTACACACATAAACACGGTCTAGTCCAGCAAGGTTTAAATTCGATATAACCTGCATCAAGGAGATCATGTCCAATATCAAAAAAGTAGAGAAGGACAAGAAGACACAGTTAGTTGGAAAACAGAAGACAGCACAGCAGAAAGCAACAGAATTACACCTCTCCATGGAATAGATCAAGCAAAACTTCCTTCAAATGCTTCAGTTCATCTATACTCTCAAATCCTTCTCCAATGAAAGCAAAGAAAGGTTTTGAGCCAATTTTAGGAGCTAATTTTCTATCATATGAGAAGGACTTCATGCTTTTGAAACTCTCAACACCGACCTCCACAAGATCAAATATGTGGTGATCATAGGTCCGCCCTATTACAAGATTGTTGGGCCGCTTCTTTGAGTGAGAGCCAAACTGCAGAAGAAACAGTTGGCAGATATCATCAGATTCACATAAACAAGCTGCTGTGAGAAACCTACCAAAAATTTCCTTTGTGCTTGTATTCTCATGTGTGGTTACTATTtaaatttcaaggatgaaaaGAACTGCTAACATAAGGTGGCAATATATCTGCAAATTTGTAATACTTCCAATTCTACACTATTTAACTGACTTGGAAGGGAAGGAATGTAGGAGATACAGCATAATCACATTTGACAAGCAAGTGTAGCAAAAATCATACTGATTAAAAAATCAAGCTAACAAAGTATTGAATGGCTCAAAGATAAGATCTCAGTACTCAAGGAAGGAAAGATGTAAAGGAGTATGTGCAATGTTTTGACATACCACAAAAAGGCTGCAGTcagttttgagagagaaaaactcTAAAGAAGTTTCACCGCCACTCTCGAATGGTCTGATATTATCGTTCTTCCGGGAATATTTAACAGAATTATCCTTATTAAGATGATAAATTTCAGTCAATATGGCATTAAGTACGTTGCTCGTCCTTGTACCATGCAATATTAAGGTTTTTTTCAATGTCTCAAcctgcaaaaaaaaatttccaaaagcAATAGAAAGAGCTTACTCTTAAGATATCATTGATAGTCAAACAAAAGGCTGAAGAGCATTTATCAGTAACAGCAAAGAAGCTCTATTCAACTTACAAGTTTGGGAGCACgtttctcaatctctctctttccccttcTGGTTTTTGGAGTTTTTATCTGTAACATGATTCTGCAATCA is a window of Diospyros lotus cultivar Yz01 chromosome 10, ASM1463336v1, whole genome shotgun sequence DNA encoding:
- the LOC127811191 gene encoding pectinesterase QRT1, which encodes MAQTSCKMGSSNQLEGFISWDDLKVDVERGELEVRDWGGNRSRVIVVDQSGKGDSVTVQGAVDMVPLHNSERVKIFILPGIYREKVFVPSAKPYISFIGDENRSSETVITWNNKASDKAQDGGELGTYNSASVAVESDYFCASGLTFENSIVAVPGGYGMQAVALRLSGDKALLYRVRILGTQDTLLDDQGSHYFYECFIQGSIDFIFGSARSLYQNCALHSIAQTFGAIAAHHRDSEEEDTGYSFVNCAINGTGSLFLGRAWGEYSRVIYSFCDIDDIIIPGGWSDWDQPPRQRTAVFGEYQSRGRGARGRKRVAWAKSFSFEDVRPFLDWNFIGGQQWLKL
- the LOC127812236 gene encoding ribosome production factor 2 homolog encodes the protein MLQIKTPKTRRGKREIEKRAPKLVETLKKTLILHGTRTSNVLNAILTEIYHLNKDNSVKYSRKNDNIRPFESGGETSLEFFSLKTDCSLFVFGSHSKKRPNNLVIGRTYDHHIFDLVEVGVESFKSMKSFSYDRKLAPKIGSKPFFAFIGEGFESIDELKHLKEVLLDLFHGEVISNLNLAGLDRVYVCTVLSSNRVFFTHCALRLKKSGTIVPRVELVEVGPSMDLIVRRHHLPDESLRKEAMKTASQLAKKKKEKNVSGDAIQGKIGKIYMPDQQVGEQALPNRAKGLKRERREAKMKGEAKKQKQEAY